In Toxoplasma gondii ME49 chromosome X, whole genome shotgun sequence, a single genomic region encodes these proteins:
- a CDS encoding peptide methionine sulfoxide reductase (encoded by transcript TGME49_225470~Signal peptide predicted by SignalP 2.0 HMM (probability 0.474) with cleavage site probability 0.111 at residue 53), with protein sequence MRLPIIRGGVAANFFRRSQPERFRTPSPLILLGFSGLTLSFSGFRSVPSTTQSTPYQWVDSSLQMSRLSPPASCASTSAGDDRGTQLEQHTPNFLPGTDRTAPFSRVLLGAGCFWGVEKLFRKEFGSQLRATTVGYAGGAKDHPTYKEVCTGNTGHYEVVEIQFFEDKVTLSDLLRFFWRIHDPTTLNRQGNDVGQQYGSAIFVYSAEHRQTAEELRDEMQKQWAGQITTRILGGKLSDSCFKFWKAEDYHQVYLERNPGGYCNHRVRF encoded by the exons ATGCGTCTGCCAATTATCCGCGGCGGCGTTGCTGCAAACTTCTTTAGACGTAGCCAACCGGAGCGTTTTCGCACGCCGTCCCCACTCATTCTCCTTGGTTTCTCTGGTCTGACACTCTCATTTTCTGGTTTCCGTAGTGTACCGAGCACAACACAGAGCACCCCTTATCAGTGGGTTGATTCGTCTCTCCAAATGAGTCGCCTCAGCCCCCCTGCAAGCTGCGCCTCTACGTCCGCTGGTGACGACCGCGGAACACAACTCGAACAACATACTCCTAACTTTCTGCCGGGCACTGATCGGACCGCGCCATTCAGCCGCGTGCTTCTTGGAGCTGGCTGCTTCTGGGGTGTAGAAAAATTGTTCAGAAAGGAATTCGGGAGCCAGCTTCGAGCGACAACAGTTGGATATGCAGGAGGAGCTAAGGACCACCCCACCTACAAGGAAGTATGCACGGGGAACACGGGACACTATGAAGTGGTTGAAATTCAATTTTTTGAGGATAAAGTTACCTTGTCCGATTTGCTCCGGTTCTTTTGGAGGATCCACGACCCAACAACCTTGAACAG GCAAGGCAACGATGTCGGACAGCAGTACGGCTCAGCCATCTTTGTCTATTCTGCAGAACATCGTCAGACAGCGGAAGAGCTTCGGGATGAAATGCAGAAACAGTGGGCTGGGCAAATCACCACCCGCATACTCGGAGGCAAGTTGAGCGATTCATGCTTCAAGTTTTGGAAGGCAGAGGATTATCATCAGGTATACCTTGAACGAAATCCTGGTGGATACTGCAATCATCGTGTGCGTTTCTAA